TTGCACGCGGAAGACGTCCTCTTCCCTGGAAAATCCAGCGGAAACACATTATCGAAAATCCCCATGCTCCAAAAGACGACAGGACCGGTAAAGAAAACTTCCCGGCCCGCTTTTTCCCCATACCACACCCGGATATTCAAGTTTCCCTTTCATGTGTCCCGTCGGGGAAGAGGAACATTGCCTTAACAAATCACGCCGTTTGTTTTCTGTATTCAATATATGGAGAAAAAAACGTCATTCTGCAACTTCATTTCGTTCCATTTAAATGTATTTCTGTCGCATAGTCACATTTTTTACATTGCGCCGTATGCGGTTCATCCTTTTTCTTATAGTATACTCCAGACCATCGGCATATATTTTGAAGTATAGGAACTACGGACAGGCCTTTCTCCGTAAGACGGTATTCCACACGAGGCGGAATTTCGTCGAACGATGTACGCCTGACCATGCCGTCGGCAATCAGTTCCTTCAGATTCTGCGCAAGTACGGCATCGGTTATATTCGTCATTTCTTCCTTTAGCCTGCCATAGCGCAGCGTGTCCTGATGAGCCAGCACACAGATGATGCGCGATTTCCATCTCCCTCCAAAAACATTCAGTCCGTATTCCAGTGGGCAGCGGATGTCTTTCTCAAATTTTGCCTGATACATGTGTTTCCTCTATCTGAACCAGATATCGAACATGCACATTCTATGCAGACATGCCGCCGTCGGCAAGCCACTATGAAATTTATGAGTAACTCATAAATTTGCGGATG
This genomic stretch from Mailhella massiliensis harbors:
- a CDS encoding winged helix-turn-helix transcriptional regulator: MYQAKFEKDIRCPLEYGLNVFGGRWKSRIICVLAHQDTLRYGRLKEEMTNITDAVLAQNLKELIADGMVRRTSFDEIPPRVEYRLTEKGLSVVPILQNICRWSGVYYKKKDEPHTAQCKKCDYATEIHLNGTK